A portion of the Sulfuricurvum kujiense DSM 16994 genome contains these proteins:
- the fliI gene encoding flagellar protein export ATPase FliI, giving the protein MPLKALRSRLGSEKLTTVFGTVSKISPTVIVAEGLHVSIGDTVLMVSETSGAEALGMVSEVERNRFFITPFRFVEGFRAGDKVYPNQSGMMIEVGEALLGRVVDPFMNPIDGKGPIAGSHFESIIKAPIAAMKRGMIDEPFSVGVKTIDGLLTCGKGQKLGIFAGSGVGKSTLMGMIVRGADAPIKVVALIGERGREVPEFIEKSLGGNLENTVLVVATSDDSPLMRKYGAFSAMSVAEYFKGKGQDVLFMMDSVTRFAMAQREIGLALGEPPTSKGYPPSSLTLLPQLMERAGKEEGSGSITAFFTVLVEGDDMSDPIADQSRSILDGHIVLSRELTDFGIYPPIHILNSASRVMNDIITPEHLAAVRRFRRLYTLLKENEMLIRIGAYVRGTDRELDEAISKKEKMEAFLSQEAMSISGYQESIDQLIALMG; this is encoded by the coding sequence ATGCCGCTTAAAGCATTACGCAGTCGCCTGGGCTCTGAAAAACTCACCACCGTATTCGGTACTGTCAGTAAAATCAGCCCTACCGTCATTGTCGCCGAAGGGCTCCATGTCAGTATCGGCGATACAGTACTGATGGTTTCGGAGACAAGCGGTGCGGAAGCGCTCGGGATGGTGAGTGAAGTAGAACGCAACCGTTTTTTTATCACCCCGTTTCGGTTTGTCGAGGGGTTTCGTGCCGGAGACAAAGTTTATCCGAATCAAAGCGGCATGATGATCGAAGTGGGTGAAGCGCTTCTCGGTCGTGTCGTCGATCCCTTTATGAATCCGATTGACGGAAAAGGGCCCATCGCGGGATCCCATTTTGAATCGATCATTAAAGCTCCTATCGCGGCGATGAAGAGGGGGATGATCGATGAGCCGTTCAGTGTCGGGGTAAAAACGATAGATGGATTGCTCACATGCGGAAAGGGGCAGAAACTGGGTATTTTTGCCGGGAGCGGCGTGGGGAAATCGACGCTGATGGGGATGATCGTTCGAGGTGCGGATGCCCCCATCAAAGTCGTTGCCCTGATCGGTGAGCGGGGGCGTGAGGTTCCCGAGTTTATCGAAAAAAGCCTCGGCGGCAATCTGGAAAATACGGTTCTGGTCGTAGCGACGAGCGATGACTCCCCTTTGATGCGTAAATACGGAGCCTTCAGTGCGATGAGTGTTGCGGAGTATTTCAAAGGAAAAGGGCAAGATGTTCTGTTTATGATGGATTCGGTGACCCGTTTTGCGATGGCACAGCGGGAGATCGGATTGGCGCTGGGCGAACCGCCGACCTCAAAAGGGTATCCCCCTTCGTCTTTGACGCTATTGCCGCAGCTTATGGAGCGTGCGGGAAAAGAGGAGGGGAGCGGCTCTATCACCGCTTTTTTTACCGTATTGGTCGAGGGGGACGATATGTCCGATCCGATCGCCGATCAGTCGCGCTCGATTTTGGACGGGCACATCGTCCTCTCTCGCGAACTGACCGATTTCGGGATCTATCCCCCTATCCATATTCTCAATTCAGCCTCACGGGTTATGAACGATATTATTACACCGGAACATCTCGCGGCGGTGAGACGGTTTCGCCGACTCTATACACTGTTAAAAGAGAATGAGATGCTGATACGTATCGGTGCGTACGTGCGTGGGACGGATAGGGAGTTAGACGAAGCAATCAGTAAAAAAGAGAAGATGGAAGCGTTTCTTTCCCAAGAGGCGATGAGTATTTC
- the folE gene encoding GTP cyclohydrolase I FolE, whose amino-acid sequence MDNNELFIKAVKTMIAHVGEDVEREGLLKTPERVLKAYEFMFGGYKEDPQSILNSAMFESSNDEMVLIKDIEFYSTCEHHLLPIIGRAHVAYIPDGKVVGLSKIPRVVDVFARRMQIQEQLTEQIADALMHAIAPKGVAVVVQARHMCMEMRGVEKISSTTTSSALRGLFKRDEKTRMEFFSLINSSSGNRY is encoded by the coding sequence TTGGATAACAACGAATTATTTATAAAAGCGGTTAAAACGATGATTGCCCATGTCGGTGAAGATGTCGAACGGGAGGGGCTTTTGAAAACTCCTGAGAGGGTTTTAAAAGCGTATGAATTCATGTTCGGCGGCTACAAAGAAGACCCGCAGTCGATTTTGAATTCGGCAATGTTCGAGTCGTCAAATGATGAGATGGTTCTGATCAAAGATATCGAGTTTTATTCGACGTGCGAACATCATTTGCTCCCGATTATCGGTCGTGCCCATGTCGCTTATATTCCCGATGGCAAAGTGGTGGGGCTTTCCAAAATCCCCCGTGTTGTGGATGTTTTTGCCCGTCGAATGCAGATTCAAGAACAGCTCACCGAACAGATCGCCGATGCGCTGATGCATGCGATCGCCCCTAAAGGGGTAGCGGTAGTCGTTCAGGCCCGCCATATGTGCATGGAGATGCGCGGAGTGGAGAAAATCAGTTCGACAACGACGTCGAGTGCCCTTCGCGGGTTGTTTAAACGTGATGAGAAAACACGGATGGAATTTTTCAGCCTCATCAACTCTTCCAGCGGGAACCGATACTAA
- the tig gene encoding trigger factor has product MQITTNKIDSANAKINAAITRGTIDANIESIAKQIAREAKVAGFRKGKTPISAVKKQYGERLVQDAEAQALRDLLTAGLKEMAIAADSLIGEPNITKFEKDDNGINVEVVIATRPAITLGDYAAMVPEVSKPAIDDAAVTARIEELASAQAPLVNVDEDRALVSGDTALIDFEGFVDGEAFEGGKAEGFSLRLGSGQFIPGFEDQVIGMKKGDEKTIDVTFPENYGGAKLAGKPAQFKVKVNAIQMKEAVVINDELAKKMLPGYDDANVAMLKEKVKEQLESEAMSVKYNDELKPALMETFVSAFAIDLPEFIVEQEMDMALNKKAREMSEAELEELRNDAEKVKAMRETFRDDACRAVKATFIVDALAKAENVVVNEQELMQTIYFEAMQMGQDPAAVYKHYQESGYLPAIQMAMIEDRVLSKLLNDKIKEA; this is encoded by the coding sequence ATGCAAATTACAACCAATAAAATCGACTCAGCTAACGCTAAAATCAATGCGGCCATTACACGCGGAACCATCGATGCCAACATCGAAAGCATCGCGAAACAAATCGCGAGAGAAGCTAAAGTAGCCGGTTTCCGTAAAGGAAAAACACCGATCAGTGCCGTGAAAAAACAATACGGTGAGCGTCTGGTTCAGGATGCCGAAGCACAAGCATTACGCGATCTTTTAACCGCAGGTCTTAAAGAGATGGCAATCGCAGCCGATTCATTGATTGGTGAGCCGAATATCACTAAGTTTGAAAAAGACGATAACGGAATCAACGTAGAAGTCGTTATCGCGACACGTCCGGCTATCACACTCGGTGATTATGCGGCAATGGTTCCTGAAGTAAGCAAACCGGCAATCGACGATGCTGCAGTTACGGCACGTATCGAAGAGCTTGCATCGGCTCAGGCACCGTTAGTCAATGTTGACGAAGATCGTGCACTGGTAAGCGGAGATACCGCGTTGATCGACTTCGAAGGGTTTGTGGACGGCGAAGCGTTCGAAGGGGGAAAAGCGGAAGGGTTCTCTCTTCGCCTCGGAAGCGGCCAGTTCATCCCGGGATTTGAAGATCAAGTGATCGGAATGAAAAAAGGGGACGAAAAAACGATCGACGTTACTTTCCCTGAAAACTACGGCGGAGCCAAACTTGCGGGAAAACCGGCACAATTCAAAGTTAAAGTAAACGCTATCCAAATGAAAGAAGCGGTTGTTATCAATGACGAATTGGCGAAAAAAATGCTTCCTGGATACGACGATGCGAATGTTGCAATGCTCAAAGAGAAAGTAAAAGAACAACTAGAATCCGAAGCAATGAGCGTTAAATATAACGACGAGCTCAAACCGGCCTTGATGGAAACATTCGTAAGTGCATTTGCCATCGATCTTCCTGAATTCATCGTGGAACAAGAGATGGATATGGCGTTGAACAAAAAAGCTCGCGAAATGAGCGAAGCGGAACTTGAAGAGCTCCGTAACGATGCCGAAAAAGTAAAAGCGATGCGCGAAACATTCCGTGACGACGCATGCCGCGCGGTAAAAGCAACGTTTATCGTCGATGCATTGGCAAAAGCGGAAAACGTTGTCGTTAATGAGCAAGAGTTGATGCAAACCATTTACTTCGAAGCGATGCAAATGGGTCAAGATCCTGCAGCCGTTTACAAACACTACCAAGAATCAGGATACCTTCCGGCGATTCAAATGGCGATGATCGAAGATCGCGTGTTGAGCAAATTGCTTAACGATAAAATTAAAGAGGCATAA
- the clpP gene encoding ATP-dependent Clp endopeptidase proteolytic subunit ClpP, whose translation MSYIPYVIEKTGRGERSYDIYSRLLKDRIIMLSGEVNDPVASSIVAQLLFLEAEDPAKDIYFYINSPGGVITSGMAIFDTMNYIRPDVCTICIGQAASMGAFLLSSGTKGKRYALPHARIMIHQPLGGAQGQATDIEIQAKEILRMKAELNEILAKNCGQSVKKLEKDTDRDNFMSAAEAVTYGIIDEVLVQKEKEEK comes from the coding sequence ATGAGCTATATCCCTTACGTCATTGAAAAAACGGGGCGCGGTGAGCGCTCATATGATATCTATTCACGTCTTCTCAAAGACCGTATCATTATGCTCAGCGGCGAAGTTAATGACCCGGTAGCCTCATCTATCGTAGCCCAGCTTCTTTTTTTGGAAGCGGAAGATCCTGCGAAAGATATCTATTTTTACATCAACTCTCCCGGCGGTGTCATCACTTCGGGGATGGCGATTTTTGATACCATGAACTACATCCGTCCCGATGTATGTACTATCTGTATCGGCCAAGCGGCATCGATGGGGGCATTTTTGCTCAGTTCGGGGACTAAGGGCAAACGTTATGCCCTCCCGCATGCACGCATTATGATCCATCAACCTCTCGGCGGAGCGCAGGGTCAGGCAACCGATATCGAGATCCAAGCCAAAGAGATTTTACGCATGAAAGCCGAATTGAATGAAATTTTGGCTAAAAATTGCGGCCAGAGCGTCAAAAAACTCGAAAAAGATACAGACAGAGATAACTTTATGTCAGCCGCAGAAGCGGTAACTTATGGTATCATTGACGAAGTATTGGTTCAAAAAGAAAAAGAAGAGAAGTAA
- a CDS encoding diguanylate cyclase, with protein sequence MAALSDLKRSQRQATQKGSDENAYISAGSLNNPTSDLEIFAKEVLNALISDNLPPTPNNFGLYFDRILEDKSESLRRQIGSILELEEDNHEEKSIELEKTLKQGFSSVKSILQLSATLYKNISLMEKILENKKEEMKNVPSLNGANDLISSLGSDVGKLSSILKKQVTHMKTIYDETASIVKQVENETIFDNQYGVYNKRFLITKLEQERHLIDEFKHKSSLITVRLSKSTGETIQSEKAQQLMTRTVARLLLKTSRRSDIVAHYGEGIFAMVLKHTDIESAKRASERLFDLVSSSNFFLAEQEIQLRIAIGIAELTSTKGVDQTLDCTLTAMDAADNNSKLRYMVCNDTE encoded by the coding sequence ATGGCAGCACTCAGCGATCTCAAACGTTCCCAACGGCAGGCTACCCAAAAGGGCAGCGATGAGAATGCTTATATCAGTGCCGGATCGCTGAACAATCCTACCAGTGATCTTGAAATCTTTGCCAAAGAGGTGCTTAATGCCCTCATATCTGACAACCTCCCCCCTACCCCGAATAATTTCGGACTCTATTTCGATCGTATATTGGAAGACAAAAGCGAGAGTCTACGCCGCCAAATCGGTTCAATTCTGGAGCTTGAAGAAGACAATCACGAAGAAAAAAGTATCGAGCTTGAAAAAACATTGAAACAAGGGTTCTCATCCGTTAAAAGCATCCTGCAACTCAGTGCGACTCTGTATAAAAATATCTCTTTAATGGAGAAAATTTTAGAAAATAAAAAAGAGGAGATGAAAAACGTCCCCTCTTTAAACGGCGCAAATGATTTAATTTCATCTCTGGGGAGTGATGTAGGAAAACTCAGTTCGATCCTGAAAAAACAAGTCACTCATATGAAAACCATTTACGATGAAACAGCCAGCATCGTCAAACAAGTCGAAAATGAAACCATTTTCGATAACCAATACGGCGTGTACAACAAACGATTCCTCATTACCAAACTGGAGCAGGAACGCCATCTTATCGATGAGTTCAAACATAAAAGCTCTCTGATTACCGTGCGCCTTTCTAAATCGACAGGAGAGACCATTCAGAGTGAAAAAGCGCAGCAACTTATGACCCGTACGGTTGCGAGACTTCTTCTAAAAACATCCCGCCGCAGCGATATCGTCGCTCACTACGGCGAAGGTATTTTCGCTATGGTTCTTAAACATACCGATATTGAAAGTGCAAAACGGGCTTCTGAACGTCTCTTTGATCTCGTTTCCTCAAGCAATTTTTTCCTAGCAGAGCAGGAAATTCAGCTTCGCATTGCAATCGGTATTGCCGAATTAACCTCTACAAAAGGGGTAGATCAAACTCTTGATTGCACCCTTACAGCTATGGATGCGGCTGATAATAACTCAAAACTTCGGTATATGGTCTGTAACGATACCGAATAA
- the def gene encoding peptide deformylase, with the protein MLLPIITYPNKQLKARSQTVVNFDELLHRFLDDMYETMIASNGIGLAAIQVANPIRVLILCIPDEEGNQHKENLLEIINPVIHNPKGNVLYQEGCLSVPGFYEDVERYETLSLKYQNRHGEACELHASDLLAIAIQHEIDHLEGKLFIEKLTYNRRKKFEKEYKKAQKEKK; encoded by the coding sequence ATGCTTCTACCCATTATCACTTATCCGAACAAACAGCTCAAGGCACGTTCTCAAACCGTTGTAAACTTCGATGAACTACTTCATCGCTTTTTAGACGATATGTATGAGACGATGATAGCTTCAAACGGCATAGGGCTAGCGGCCATCCAAGTCGCCAATCCTATTCGAGTATTGATCCTCTGCATACCCGATGAAGAAGGGAACCAACACAAAGAGAATCTTTTGGAGATCATCAACCCCGTCATTCACAATCCGAAGGGCAACGTCCTGTATCAGGAAGGATGTCTCAGCGTCCCCGGTTTTTATGAAGACGTCGAACGCTACGAAACATTAAGCCTTAAGTATCAAAACCGCCATGGAGAAGCATGCGAACTTCATGCCAGCGATCTTCTCGCGATTGCAATTCAACACGAAATCGATCATTTGGAGGGGAAACTCTTCATCGAAAAACTCACTTACAACCGTCGTAAAAAATTCGAAAAAGAGTACAAAAAAGCTCAAAAAGAAAAAAAATAA
- a CDS encoding YifB family Mg chelatase-like AAA ATPase: protein MKQLLCATFEGIDAKGVEVQFTATKGLPAFTIVGMANTAITESKERVKSALLSNGFTFPPKRLTINLAPSDLRKEGSHFDLSIAALIALGNYEGDIGNWYLFGELGLDGSVTENTLLYPIILSLANQGIITRAIVPNVSLSKLSKIPSITFYGVDTLSDTLNLLKSDTLPETKTHTSTFNFEHIVHNEKSYYFHEEYPLDFLDIKGQEHAKRSALIAAAGMHNLLLEGSPGSGKSMIAKRMVHIMPPLHNNEILECAKLEILEGKEPTFTPSRPFRSPHHSSTGASIFGGGAHKAQIGEVGLAHGGILFFDELPHFSKTVLEALREPLEDRHIRISRVNTKVTYDANFLFVGAMNPCPCGNLFSTVRACRCSDLEINRYKSRLSDPFLDRIDLYVQMHAVNSEDKPSVSSRELHSKVRQAFLRQKKRGQSALNGALSDAEIARYCPLNEDVQSIIDQAIGRFGLSFRAVSRVLKVARTIADIEGDVDIGKAHLLEALSYRKR, encoded by the coding sequence ATGAAACAGCTGTTATGCGCAACGTTTGAGGGAATCGATGCCAAAGGCGTCGAGGTGCAGTTTACCGCAACCAAAGGCCTTCCGGCTTTTACGATTGTCGGGATGGCCAATACCGCCATTACCGAGTCAAAGGAACGGGTAAAATCGGCTTTGCTTAGCAACGGCTTCACCTTTCCTCCAAAGCGCCTTACTATTAATCTCGCCCCAAGTGATCTTCGCAAAGAAGGTTCTCACTTCGATCTCAGTATAGCCGCATTGATCGCTTTGGGAAATTATGAAGGGGACATAGGAAACTGGTACCTTTTCGGCGAATTGGGGCTGGACGGAAGCGTGACCGAAAATACCCTCCTCTACCCTATTATCTTGTCTTTAGCGAATCAGGGCATCATTACACGCGCCATCGTCCCCAATGTAAGCCTTTCTAAACTCTCGAAGATTCCGAGCATAACGTTCTATGGCGTTGATACCCTCTCCGATACTCTGAACCTCTTAAAATCTGACACGCTTCCCGAAACAAAAACGCACACCAGTACCTTTAATTTCGAGCATATCGTCCATAATGAAAAAAGCTACTATTTTCACGAGGAGTATCCGCTCGACTTTCTCGACATCAAAGGACAGGAACACGCAAAGCGTTCTGCACTGATTGCCGCGGCAGGAATGCATAATCTGCTGCTCGAAGGCTCTCCGGGGAGCGGAAAATCGATGATTGCCAAGAGAATGGTACACATTATGCCTCCACTTCATAATAATGAGATTCTCGAATGCGCAAAGCTGGAGATATTGGAAGGAAAGGAACCGACTTTTACCCCATCACGGCCGTTTCGTTCTCCGCACCACTCCAGTACCGGAGCCAGCATTTTCGGCGGAGGGGCGCATAAAGCACAAATCGGGGAAGTGGGATTGGCGCACGGAGGAATATTATTTTTTGATGAGCTTCCCCATTTTTCTAAAACGGTGCTCGAAGCACTCAGGGAACCTCTTGAAGATCGCCATATCCGTATTTCACGTGTTAACACGAAGGTAACCTATGATGCCAATTTTCTTTTTGTCGGGGCCATGAATCCCTGCCCTTGCGGCAACCTGTTTAGTACGGTGAGAGCCTGCCGGTGCAGCGATTTGGAGATCAATCGCTACAAATCACGTCTGTCGGATCCTTTTTTGGATCGGATCGATCTTTATGTGCAAATGCACGCCGTAAATTCGGAAGACAAACCGAGTGTCAGTTCACGTGAACTCCATTCCAAAGTTCGACAAGCATTTTTACGTCAAAAAAAGCGCGGGCAAAGTGCTTTGAACGGTGCACTCAGCGATGCTGAAATCGCCCGTTATTGCCCTCTGAACGAAGATGTTCAAAGCATTATCGATCAAGCGATCGGGAGATTCGGTCTTTCGTTTCGGGCGGTAAGCCGAGTCCTCAAAGTTGCTCGAACAATTGCCGATATAGAAGGGGATGTCGATATAGGTAAAGCTCATCTGCTCGAAGCATTGAGTTACAGGAAACGGTAA
- a CDS encoding GDSL-type esterase/lipase family protein produces MTLNRTYGILAVLLVGSFLINRYYLSSNQAKKPIDKEGVILAFGDSLTYGYGAAPQESYPTRLEKMLGRNVINAGIPGEVSDEGLKRLPSLLKKYHPKLLILCHGGNDILQKKSTDLLRNNLAQMIRLAREEGSEVILIAVPEFGLLYLSPLPLYGELAEQYHLAIESDILSNLLHDNRYKSDYIHPNALGYQKMAEAVGEIIKDNYILEN; encoded by the coding sequence ATGACATTAAACAGAACCTACGGGATTTTAGCTGTATTACTCGTTGGGAGCTTTCTAATCAACCGCTATTATCTTTCTTCAAACCAGGCGAAAAAACCTATCGATAAAGAAGGGGTTATTCTCGCATTCGGCGACAGTCTGACCTATGGATACGGAGCTGCACCCCAGGAGAGCTATCCCACCCGCTTGGAAAAAATGTTAGGACGTAACGTAATCAATGCAGGGATTCCCGGAGAGGTGTCTGATGAGGGGCTCAAACGCCTTCCCTCTCTTTTGAAAAAGTATCATCCTAAGCTCCTGATCCTCTGCCACGGGGGAAATGATATTCTTCAGAAAAAAAGTACCGATTTATTGCGGAATAATCTTGCACAAATGATTCGACTTGCACGGGAGGAAGGATCAGAGGTAATACTGATCGCCGTTCCGGAATTCGGGCTCTTGTATCTCTCTCCACTACCCCTTTACGGAGAATTGGCGGAGCAATACCATCTGGCGATTGAATCCGATATCCTCTCAAATCTCCTGCACGACAACCGCTACAAAAGTGACTACATCCACCCAAATGCGCTTGGGTATCAAAAGATGGCCGAGGCTGTGGGCGAAATCATTAAAGATAATTACATATTGGAAAATTAG
- a CDS encoding YeiH family protein, which translates to MPFSPAKRKDTLSGILFVAIFAAAATMIADLSAVKNLGISPLVVGIVLGIFFANTMHNRIPSVWEGGITFSGKKILRFAIVFYGFRITFQQIAEVGMEGFMVSLIMLSTTFILGTYLGQKFFKLDRDTSMLTAAGASVCGAAAVLATEPVLKSEEHKAAIAVSMVVLFGTIAMFLYPALYSAGVFAGMDDKTFGIFVGGTIHEVAQVVAVGGAYGKDAADAAVIVKMTRVIMIAPMLIVLGIYLSYAAKKSGSAAGGVKLVIPWFAVYFIGMAGINSLLQQYSLQHAGESIATLISTSVANINIIDTFLLTMAMTALGMGTRFAKFKGLGLAPLYTAGAMFAWLIIGGYFITTWVVAAF; encoded by the coding sequence ATGCCATTTTCACCCGCAAAACGTAAAGATACCCTCAGCGGTATCCTTTTTGTAGCCATATTTGCCGCTGCCGCAACGATGATCGCCGATCTTTCCGCGGTAAAAAATCTTGGAATCTCCCCGCTTGTCGTGGGGATTGTACTGGGGATATTTTTTGCTAATACGATGCATAACCGTATCCCTTCTGTTTGGGAGGGGGGGATTACCTTTTCGGGTAAGAAAATCCTCCGTTTTGCCATTGTTTTTTACGGTTTTCGGATTACCTTTCAACAAATTGCCGAAGTAGGGATGGAGGGATTTATGGTCTCTTTGATCATGCTCTCTACCACATTTATTTTGGGAACCTATCTAGGGCAAAAGTTTTTTAAATTGGACCGTGATACCTCAATGTTGACCGCAGCGGGGGCTTCAGTATGCGGAGCGGCGGCTGTTTTGGCAACCGAGCCGGTACTTAAAAGCGAAGAACACAAAGCGGCGATTGCCGTTTCCATGGTCGTATTGTTCGGAACGATTGCAATGTTTTTATATCCTGCGCTTTACAGTGCGGGAGTTTTTGCGGGAATGGACGACAAAACATTCGGTATTTTTGTGGGTGGGACGATTCATGAAGTCGCCCAAGTCGTTGCGGTCGGGGGTGCATACGGCAAAGATGCCGCAGATGCGGCCGTTATTGTTAAAATGACCCGTGTAATCATGATCGCGCCGATGTTGATTGTACTGGGTATCTATCTCTCGTATGCCGCTAAAAAGAGCGGAAGCGCAGCGGGCGGTGTCAAACTGGTTATCCCGTGGTTTGCGGTGTATTTCATCGGCATGGCGGGTATTAACTCATTGCTGCAACAGTATAGTTTACAGCATGCAGGGGAGAGTATCGCAACGCTAATCTCTACATCGGTAGCCAATATTAATATCATCGATACCTTCTTGCTTACAATGGCTATGACGGCTTTGGGTATGGGGACACGCTTTGCGAAGTTCAAAGGACTCGGGCTGGCGCCGCTTTACACGGCAGGCGCGATGTTTGCATGGCTTATAATCGGCGGATATTTTATCACTACGTGGGTAGTGGCCGCATTTTAA
- a CDS encoding methyl-accepting chemotaxis protein, with translation MLNDTSIKTKLLFSSLFVAIIMSAILATSYFVTNSIKIKGNHYDEIILSKDLIADILPPPEYIIETKLVTHLMIEATPAELPALKEKLTALQKEYDDRQDYWQKSTLKEEAKQLILQKSMKPAKEFFEVANGEFLDAINAGDKEKATEISINKLKPLYEAHRKAIDELVALASDYVVADENEANSMLQSGTATMTIVGMGGLSLTIILLLMVSQGIVGKLKRIETSVYELESGEGDLTKRLNIDGKDEIKSVGDLIDKFIDKTRTIISKAQSLAIDGASTSEKLLATSHAIGIRVEETSQAIIKTSGDIAPIKQTADESAAELKHACNEIQKAADTLNTAQVSISKTLEKVQQNSQAELEFTSKLIRLNEEASQVKNILGTINDIANQTNLLALNAAIEAARAGEHGRGFAVVADEVRKLAERTQTSLTETNTTINIITQSINELCEEMQNNSEAEQEVLKQSPITEKAINDVGTAIALSVQTSKIAAEKAQFISSQIGEVSQKIHRVEEVSLLNARSVEEVVTAINHLNSINANILNEMRGFKV, from the coding sequence ATGTTGAACGATACGTCTATAAAGACTAAATTACTATTTAGCTCTTTGTTTGTTGCCATTATTATGTCCGCTATTCTTGCCACCTCCTATTTTGTAACCAACAGCATCAAAATAAAAGGGAACCATTACGATGAAATCATCCTCTCAAAAGATTTGATTGCCGATATTTTGCCCCCTCCCGAATATATCATTGAAACGAAGCTCGTAACGCATTTGATGATCGAAGCAACCCCCGCTGAACTTCCGGCACTGAAAGAGAAATTGACTGCATTGCAAAAAGAGTATGACGACAGACAGGATTATTGGCAAAAAAGCACTTTGAAAGAAGAAGCCAAACAGTTAATACTACAAAAATCCATGAAACCGGCTAAAGAGTTCTTTGAAGTCGCGAACGGCGAGTTTTTGGATGCGATAAATGCCGGCGATAAGGAAAAGGCGACGGAAATTTCCATTAATAAATTAAAACCTCTGTATGAAGCGCATCGAAAAGCCATAGATGAACTTGTAGCGCTAGCCAGTGACTATGTTGTAGCGGATGAAAACGAGGCCAACTCAATGTTGCAAAGCGGTACCGCTACGATGACGATCGTCGGAATGGGCGGATTGAGTTTGACCATCATCCTTTTATTGATGGTATCACAAGGAATAGTCGGGAAATTAAAACGTATTGAAACCTCGGTATATGAACTCGAAAGCGGTGAGGGCGATCTGACAAAACGGCTCAATATCGACGGCAAAGATGAAATCAAAAGCGTTGGCGACTTGATCGATAAATTTATCGATAAAACGAGAACCATCATCTCTAAAGCTCAATCTTTAGCCATCGACGGGGCATCTACCTCGGAAAAATTGCTTGCGACAAGCCATGCAATAGGGATCAGGGTTGAAGAAACATCTCAGGCAATCATCAAAACTTCCGGCGATATCGCCCCTATAAAACAGACTGCGGATGAGAGTGCAGCCGAATTAAAACATGCCTGCAACGAAATTCAAAAAGCGGCAGATACGTTAAATACGGCGCAAGTCTCCATATCCAAAACACTTGAAAAGGTGCAGCAGAATTCACAGGCCGAATTGGAATTTACCTCCAAACTCATCAGACTCAACGAAGAGGCATCTCAAGTGAAAAACATTTTAGGGACAATCAACGATATTGCCAATCAAACCAATCTTCTTGCCCTTAATGCGGCTATCGAAGCGGCACGGGCAGGAGAACACGGGCGCGGCTTTGCCGTCGTCGCCGATGAAGTACGAAAGCTTGCGGAAAGAACACAAACAAGCCTTACCGAAACAAATACGACGATCAATATCATCACCCAATCCATCAACGAATTGTGTGAAGAGATGCAAAACAATTCTGAAGCCGAACAAGAGGTACTCAAACAATCGCCTATTACCGAAAAAGCGATCAATGATGTCGGAACAGCCATTGCGCTTAGCGTCCAAACGTCCAAAATTGCCGCGGAAAAAGCCCAGTTTATCTCATCTCAAATCGGCGAAGTATCCCAAAAGATACATAGAGTCGAAGAGGTCTCTCTCTTAAATGCCCGAAGCGTAGAAGAAGTGGTAACGGCGATCAATCATTTGAACAGTATAAACGCGAATATCCTGAATGAAATGAGAGGGTTCAAAGTTTAG